The stretch of DNA CCAGTTGCCACCAAAGGATAATGCCATAGTTAACAGCACTGTGCCCAATAACCACCATTTTAACCGGCTGCGTACCACTATTAAACCCAGCACAAACAAAAAGCAAGTTGCAGCACCAAAGTACCATGGGCCAAATGTAAACGGGCGCTTTGGCCCCCAATACATGCTTAAGCCCGGTATTTGAGTAGTAATTTGGCCTGCTGCGTTAACCGCCTGCTCGTCTGTAGCGCCTTTGGCTGTAAATACTTTTGCCACTTCCGAATCCTGGCTTAAATTATCGGCACCCGAGCCGCCACCGGCAGCATTAGGCACTAAAAATGTTAACGACTCGGCTACACCCTGGCTGTATTGGTAGGCGTATTCTTTGTCTAAACCATTGCTTGGTTCGGTAGTGTTTTTAGTCAGGTTTGATTTTCCGCGGATGGTTTCTTTACCATAATCATAAGTGCTCCATAGCATAGATGCGTTAACCGCTAAAGCCAGCAAGGTAGCAACCGCTAAAAAACCTATTGATTTAAGGAAAGCCGCTGTGCCTTTTGATTTAATGGCATGATATAACTCAATACCTATCAAAATAAATATGGCAAACATTAGGTAATAGGTCATCTGCACGTGGTTGGCCCTTATCTCTATAGCCAGGAATAATGCCGTTAAAGCCCCGCCTGTTATATAGTTACCCCTTAAGGTTAAAATAATGCTGGCCAGCACCGGCGCAAAAAATGCTATGGCAAAGGCCTGGTTGGAGTGCCCTGCGACCAGCAGGATGATGTTATATGACGAAAATGTAAACGCCACAGCGCCGGCAGCTGCCAGCCATGGGTTTAGCTTTAATACAATGAATAAAAAGTAGGTGCCTACTAAAAGTATCAGCATGGTATCAACCGGGTTAGGGAAGGTTGCCTTTACTGCCGATATAATGTGGCTGGTTATATTAGCCGAGTACGGTGCCCATATCTGGAAAGCGGGCATACCGCCGAATATCTGGTTGGTCCAAAGAATGGTGGTGTCTTTGGCCCGGTAATCCATAATTTCTTTTTGGGTTGATTGCGCGCCCACAACATCAGTTTGGCCCAATGTTTTACCCTGAAAAGCCGGGGTAAGAAAGAAAAAGCATAGTGCTAAGAAAATTCCGATAATGGCAAGATGTGTACCATTACGTTTGATCCAGTTATTCATTTAAATTTTTTAAGGGATAATTATTATTCAAAAATAGAAATTTGAATGAGAATAGAAACGATAAGTTTTTTATAAGTATTAGCTGCAGTTACCTGAGTGGGTACTAAAGTAATAAAAAAGGAATGCCATTAACACAATGCTGGCTATATATATTATAATGTTAAGGCGGTTATATTCTTCGCGGTTGCGGCGTATGGTGTAGGCATTATACAGGGCAAGCACCCCAAGTGCTATCCAAAAAAAGTTATTTATACTGCAGCCTGTAAACATTTGTATAAGCACAGCCAGTACAATACAATTTGTCAGTATCAATAATACCGACTGTGGCGTATTGTTGTGGGCGCGCCTGCGTTTATACAAGTTTTCGGGCAGCATAAATTATTTTATCTCTTCGTAATCAACAAATTCACCTTCAGAGTCGGGCACCTGGCTTTTTTTACCCTCGGGCATATGATCTATACGTACACGGCCATCAGGTTTTGGCTGGCTGTAGTTTTGCTGGTTGCGTTGCTGCTGTTGCTGCGCGTTGTTAATTACGCTGTTAAACAGCATAGGCAAAAGCAAACGCACCAAGCTGCGTATAATATATAACGAACAAATTGATATGATCAGAAAACGTATTAAACCCATGTGGTTAAATATTTAGCTTACAAATATAAGCATATAACGTAAAAAAAGTTTGGTTAGTTTGTTTTGTGGCAAACCATTACCTAACCATATTGCCACTTTATAACAGCGATAAATTAAAACACCGTTGGACAAAAAAGCCCTGCACCAATTAAGATGCAGGGACTTATGCAATAGTTACAATATTATTTAAACTATATAGTTCCAGCCGTGCGTATCAGCAATTCGGCCATATTTAATATCATCTAAAGTTGAAAGCACTTTCTTAGAGAATTCGCGGGTTTGCGGGTCGCTTAAAAAGTACTCTTCGCCGTTGTAGCTAAAAGATGCTACAGAGGCAATGGTTGCTGCAGTACCTGCACCAAAGGCATCAGTTAGTTTGCCGTTTTTGGCGCCTTCTATTAACTCCGCAACCGATACCTTGCGTTCTTCGACAGGTATGCCCCAGCTTTTTGCCAGCGCAATTACGGTATCGCGGGTTACGCCATCCAGTATAGTATCTTTAGCTTCGGCGGTTATTAGGGTGCCGTCCAGCAAAAACATTGCGTTAGCAGCGCCCATTTCTTCAATGTATTTATGCTCTTTGGCATCGGTCCATATCAGTTGGTCAAAACCTTCCTCGGCGGCCTTGCGGCCCGGTAGCATTGCTGAGCCGTAGTTACCGGCAGCTTTGGCATAGCCCATACCACCTTCGGCAGCGCGGGTGTAATTCGTTTCTATTTTAACCCTAAGCGGTTTTGAAAAGTACGGGCCAACAGGGCCAACAAGTACCATATATTTATAGGTAGCCGATGGTGTTACGCCCAAATAAGGGTCGGTAGCAAACATAAACGGCCTTATGTAAAGGGCATGGTTAGCTTTGCCAGGTATCCAGTCGCGGTCAAGGTCAACCAAAGCGGCTATGCTCTGTACAAACACTTCTTCGGGCAGGGTAGGCATGCACAGGCGCTCGGCCGATTTGTTAAAACGGATAGCATTTTTATCAGGACGGAAAATAGAGACCGTTCCATCAGCATGTTTATAAGCCTTTATACCCTCAAAAAACGACTGGCCATAGTGCAGCGCCGAAATTGCCGGACTAAGATCAATTGGGCCGTAAGGTAAAATTTCAAAATTCTTCCATTCGCCATCGGCATAATCAGCCATTAGCATGTGGTCTGTAAAGGTTTTGCCAAAAGGCAAATTGTCAAAATCCGTTTCGGCTAAGCGCGAATGCGGGTTTTTAGTTAATTTTATGTCCAGTGTTTCGGTCATGGCAACAAGTATTTATCTCAAAAAGGCAATGTAGGGATTTTTGTTTTATAATTGAATTTTTTAGCTGTAGAAAGGTATATTACACCACATTATTGCGGTTTTACTATGGAAATATATAAGCTAAGCCCCGAAGGTAATGCCCAACTAAAAAAGGTATGGCTGATAACCGTATTGGGTGCAATGGTGGCTATCACCGCTGTTTTTGCCTTTAACCTGCTTTATCGTGGCGGAACTGACAGAGACATGGCTTATTTTGCCATTATTGTATCGGCCGAGATGATCGCTTTTTACTTTGGCAGAAAAAAATATTTTTTGGTAACGGATAGCACCCGGCTAATGGTTTACGATGATAAGGTAACGCTGCATACCTCAAACCAGCCAGATGTAACCATCGAACTTGCCAATATTAAGAAAATAACACGCCGTAAAAAGGGTGTGTTTTTGGTAAACAGAATAACCTCCAAACCATCCTTGTTCATTATGGATAAGTTTGAAAACTTTGAAGAGATAGAAGGAATAATTGAAGCCAAGACAGGATTAGTGCCTACTGCAAACTAAAAACTGCCAACTACAATTCACCAATAACCTTATCTACCCAGGCCTTACCCCAGTTCTCTAATTCTTCGGTACTCCATAAAGATGGATAGAATATACGGCGTTGAAAACGCGGGGGCAGGTACTTTTGCCAGTTAGTGCCACCGGTAGCTTTAATCTCTTCGGGCTCGCGGTGCAGGTAGCGCACGGCCGATTTATAGTGCGATAGCGGCCAGTTTACATTTACGTTAATATCCAGCTGGCGTAATTGTTCTTCCAGTGCTTTGGTGCTTTCGCCTTTATATTTAAACTGCTGCAGTAGGCTGTTAAAATTGGTATTGGCCACGCTTTTACCCAGCTCGACAAAGGTTTTGGCATATTTTTTTTCGAACTGTTTTAAGGTAAGCGTTTGCTTTCCGGTAGATAGCTCGGTAGCGCCAAATTTCCAGTACAGCTGCTCAAACTGCTCTTCAACCGTTGCGCTGGCTAAGGTTACACGTTGGTCGGCGGCTACCAGGTTAATAAAGTCGGTAGCGTATATCTCTATCATACGGTACTGCCCGCTTTGAAAACCACTCGCAGGTAGTAAGGACATCCTGAACTGTAAAAATTGTTCTTTCTCCATCCCATCCACCATTATCTCGAAAGATTGTGTAAGCGCCTCAAAATAACGGTTAATGCGTTTGATGCGGGTGGCGAAAAAGTCGGCAGTTAGGTTTTGATGCCCGGCTATCTGCTTGCATTCGTGCAGACTTAGCTTAAAGTATAGCTCGGTTATCTGGTGATACATGATGAATATCTCTTCATCCGGAAAGGGTGTTTTGGGGCTTTGCAGGCTCAATAAAGTATCCAGGTGAATGTAATCCCAGTAGGTTAAAAAATCGGCATGCAGCAAGCCATCCAGGTACGATGTCATATCCTGCCCCATGGCATTGTATTTTTCCTGTAGCAGCGTTAACCTCTTTTCTATTTCGGGAGAGATGCTCATAAAGGCAAAAGTAGTTAATTTCGAATATCTAATTTTCAATTTCGAATGTAGAACTGGCAGGTGATTAAAATAAATTCGAAATCAACATCCGGCGGCCGAAATAAAAATTATATTTGCTTATACAAAAAGGCAATGGTGTTCTGCCTACTTGAACCGCTGAAAAGCTGATGACGCCTACCCAAATAAGTTGTTTATTTATTTGCATGTAGGTTATGTTTAAAAATATCTTTCCAAAACAATTCGCGCTTCTTAATTACCTTATCCGCTGGACGATCATTACTATCCCTGTAGCTGTGGCTATTGGCAGTATGGTAGCCTTATTTTTGTGGCTGCTTAGCTGGGCCATCCATTTCAGGTTTGCACATACCTGGCTGTTGTACTTACTGCCTTTGGCGGGTATAATTATCCATTTACTATATAAATCTTACGGCCAATCGTCCGAGCGTGGTAATAACCTGATCATTGACGAGATACACCAGCCCGGCGCGGGTGTGCCAAAACGTATGGCCCCGCTTATTTTAATTACTACTGTTATTACGCACTTATTCGGTGGCTCCGCGGGGCGCGAGGGCACTGCTGTGCAAATTGGTGGTAGCCTGGCCAATATGTTTGCAGGCTGGTTTAAACTTGACGAGGCCGATAAAAAAATGATACTTACAGCCGGCATAGCTGCAGGTTTTGGCGCAGTGTTTGGTACGCCCTTAACCGGTGCCATCTTCGCGCTTGAGGTAATAGCAATTGGTAAAATACCTTACAAGGCCTTGTTGCCTTGCTTAATAGCGGGGGGGATTGGCCACCTTACCGTAATAGCATGGGGGGTACACCATACCCTTTATCATGTTGATGTAGTTGATACAGGGCAAAACTTTTACGGGCATCATTTATCGCTAAGTATGTTGCTGCTGGCAAAAATAGTAATGGCATCTGCCGTGTTTGGATTGGTAAGTTTTGTATTTGCCAAAGCGGTACACCTCATCAAAAACTTTTTTTTAAGGTGGATAAAAATAACCTGGCTGATACCTATTTGCGGCGGACTTATCATTATCATCATTACACAAGTATTGGCTAAACCCGATTACTTAAGTTTGGGCGTAGATGCCGAATACCCCGGCGCGGTAACCATTGTATCGGCCTTTCAGCATGGCGGCGCAGATCCCTTAAGCTGGTTATGGAAGTTAATATACACTGCTATTACTTTAGGTACCGGCTTTAAAGGGGGCGAGGTAACGCCCTTGTTTTATATAGGCGCTACATTGGGTAACACCCTTGCCGATTTGATGAACGCGCCTACAGGCTTATTTGCCGCACTGGGGTTTATAGCCGTTTTTGCCGGAGCTACCAACACACCGCTGGCCTGTACATTAATGGGTGTTGAGTTGTTTGGTGGCCATTACGCCATACTTTTTGCTATTGCCTGTTTTACGGCTTACATTTTTAGCGGAGATGGCGGCATATATCCGGCGCAAAAAACAACGGCTTTAAAATTAACCGGTAATAGTAAATACCTGCAACGTATGTTTTCAAAGTATAAACTTTAGTGTATGTTCAAAACATATTAATAACCAGTTGTTATAATTAAACTAACCATTACAATCATGAAGATCAGCAAAATACTAATAGGCATAGACGAAAGCAAAAACGCCGAATATGCAGCGGCATACGGTTTTGAACTGGCCCGTACTTTTAACGCGCATGTGGGGCTGGTGCATATTGTCGAACCATCTGTAACACCCGAAAGTACTGTAGACTCGGTAACCGGTATGCCCATGATGAACACCGGTATGGTTGATGCTGAGGTAATGGATATATTAAGCTATAACTCGGATAATATTATTACCCGAACCATAAAAAAGTATGGCGATGGTTTAAAGGTTACCCATTTTAATGAGTTTGGATCTACAGCCGATGCTATTGTAGATTGCGGCAAAGAATTTAACGCCGACCTTATTGTTTTAGGTACGCATAGCCGCACCGGTTTAGACAGACTGTTTATGGGCAGCGTTGCCGAAAATGTGGTGCGCCATAGCCAGGTACCTGTGTTAGTAGTGCCTCTGCCGGCGGGTGCTTAATACAACAACCTGAATTTTATTGTTTGCTCGATAGCCTTTAGCTCGTTGAGTACCTGGGTATCGTAACCGGTGTTTACATCGGTAATTACGTAACCTATCTGTGGGTTGGTCACCAAAAATTCGCCAACTATGTTAATGTTGTGGCGGGCAAATACTTCGTTTATTTTGGCCAGTATACCGGGTACATTTTTGTGGATGTGTATAAGGCGGTGGGCATTATTGTTGCGCGGCGGCTGCAAATCGGGGAAGTTGCAACTCATGTGAGTGCGGCCTTCGTTCATAAAGGCTATTACCCGGCGCGGTATAAAATCGGCGTTACGGGGGTTTTGCTTAGGGTCGTCAAATATGATGATCCCCTTGTCGCAGGCAGCCTCGGCCAGTTTGCGGCTGTTTACCTTTCCAAAAAAGCCTATCACCTTTAAACGACCGGCATTTTGCAATTGCTCGGATGTAGGTTGGTTAGCTTCATCACAAAATAATACGCCGGCTTCTTGCAGGTATTCTTCCTCAATGGTATCGCGGTGGCGCAGGTTGTAACCTTCTTTACGCATTTGGATAAGTGCCTCATCGTCAATAGTACCTACTACCAAACACTTGATGCGATTTTTAGGGTACGATATAGCCCTGGGCAATTTATTAATGTACAGAAACTCGTCGAAGCTTGGGGTAATATGATCGGCCTTTTCAGTAACTGATTTACGTTCGATGTTTTCTGTAAAGGCAAAAAACCTTTTGATCATACCCGATTCTTTCAATTGAAAATCGGAATAGCCATCGCCAATTCCAAATATCTCGCCGGGTAGGTTTAACTCTTTTAACAGTTTTACCTTGCCGCCTTCCTGCGATAGCGGGTTGGTTTTGTCGTAACCGACTATATTACCTTCTTCATCAAATACAAAGGTGTTAGCGTAAATGTTCTCTTTTTTAATATGATACTCGGTAACTACCGGAGTAATAAACTCCTTAAAACCGCCCGACACGATAAGCACTTCATCCTGATGGTTTTTAAAAAATATGGTATTACGCGAAAAGGAGGTAGATACCTTCTTTTTCAGATGCGAAATAAGCTGTTTTAAATGATCGCGGTTGGCGCAAAGCAGTTTCACACGGGCTTCAAGGCTTTCGGTAAAAC from Inquilinus sp. KBS0705 encodes:
- a CDS encoding DUF4834 family protein, whose translation is MGLIRFLIISICSLYIIRSLVRLLLPMLFNSVINNAQQQQQRNQQNYSQPKPDGRVRIDHMPEGKKSQVPDSEGEFVDYEEIK
- a CDS encoding branched-chain amino acid aminotransferase, whose amino-acid sequence is MTETLDIKLTKNPHSRLAETDFDNLPFGKTFTDHMLMADYADGEWKNFEILPYGPIDLSPAISALHYGQSFFEGIKAYKHADGTVSIFRPDKNAIRFNKSAERLCMPTLPEEVFVQSIAALVDLDRDWIPGKANHALYIRPFMFATDPYLGVTPSATYKYMVLVGPVGPYFSKPLRVKIETNYTRAAEGGMGYAKAAGNYGSAMLPGRKAAEEGFDQLIWTDAKEHKYIEEMGAANAMFLLDGTLITAEAKDTILDGVTRDTVIALAKSWGIPVEERKVSVAELIEGAKNGKLTDAFGAGTAATIASVASFSYNGEEYFLSDPQTREFSKKVLSTLDDIKYGRIADTHGWNYIV
- a CDS encoding tryptophan 2,3-dioxygenase; translation: MSISPEIEKRLTLLQEKYNAMGQDMTSYLDGLLHADFLTYWDYIHLDTLLSLQSPKTPFPDEEIFIMYHQITELYFKLSLHECKQIAGHQNLTADFFATRIKRINRYFEALTQSFEIMVDGMEKEQFLQFRMSLLPASGFQSGQYRMIEIYATDFINLVAADQRVTLASATVEEQFEQLYWKFGATELSTGKQTLTLKQFEKKYAKTFVELGKSVANTNFNSLLQQFKYKGESTKALEEQLRQLDINVNVNWPLSHYKSAVRYLHREPEEIKATGGTNWQKYLPPRFQRRIFYPSLWSTEELENWGKAWVDKVIGEL
- a CDS encoding voltage-gated chloride channel protein, producing MFKNIFPKQFALLNYLIRWTIITIPVAVAIGSMVALFLWLLSWAIHFRFAHTWLLYLLPLAGIIIHLLYKSYGQSSERGNNLIIDEIHQPGAGVPKRMAPLILITTVITHLFGGSAGREGTAVQIGGSLANMFAGWFKLDEADKKMILTAGIAAGFGAVFGTPLTGAIFALEVIAIGKIPYKALLPCLIAGGIGHLTVIAWGVHHTLYHVDVVDTGQNFYGHHLSLSMLLLAKIVMASAVFGLVSFVFAKAVHLIKNFFLRWIKITWLIPICGGLIIIIITQVLAKPDYLSLGVDAEYPGAVTIVSAFQHGGADPLSWLWKLIYTAITLGTGFKGGEVTPLFYIGATLGNTLADLMNAPTGLFAALGFIAVFAGATNTPLACTLMGVELFGGHYAILFAIACFTAYIFSGDGGIYPAQKTTALKLTGNSKYLQRMFSKYKL
- a CDS encoding universal stress protein — its product is MKISKILIGIDESKNAEYAAAYGFELARTFNAHVGLVHIVEPSVTPESTVDSVTGMPMMNTGMVDAEVMDILSYNSDNIITRTIKKYGDGLKVTHFNEFGSTADAIVDCGKEFNADLIVLGTHSRTGLDRLFMGSVAENVVRHSQVPVLVVPLPAGA
- a CDS encoding HAD-IB family phosphatase, whose product is MDQFFIIDFDSTFTQVEALDELARISLKNHPDREAIYKKIEDLTNASMEGRLSFTESLEARVKLLCANRDHLKQLISHLKKKVSTSFSRNTIFFKNHQDEVLIVSGGFKEFITPVVTEYHIKKENIYANTFVFDEEGNIVGYDKTNPLSQEGGKVKLLKELNLPGEIFGIGDGYSDFQLKESGMIKRFFAFTENIERKSVTEKADHITPSFDEFLYINKLPRAISYPKNRIKCLVVGTIDDEALIQMRKEGYNLRHRDTIEEEYLQEAGVLFCDEANQPTSEQLQNAGRLKVIGFFGKVNSRKLAEAACDKGIIIFDDPKQNPRNADFIPRRVIAFMNEGRTHMSCNFPDLQPPRNNNAHRLIHIHKNVPGILAKINEVFARHNINIVGEFLVTNPQIGYVITDVNTGYDTQVLNELKAIEQTIKFRLLY